From the Shewanella amazonensis SB2B genome, one window contains:
- the nrfA gene encoding ammonia-forming nitrite reductase cytochrome c552 subunit — MVKKLTGKSFALSALVAASFVAAGAMASDKTEPRNDVYKDKFSKQYNSWHATAESEAITDALEQDPALVILWAGYGFAKDYNAPRGHMYALTDVRNTLRTGAPTSAEDGPMPMACWSCKSPDVPRLIEEQGESGYFTGKWAKGGAEVANTIGCSDCHEKGTPKLRLSRPFASRAMEAIGTPFDKASKQDKESMVCAQCHVEYYFEKTDDRKGFVKFPWDGGTTVENMEVYYDAIQFADWTHAVSKTPMLKAQHPGYETWKLGTHGQNNVSCVDCHMPKVTNEQGKKFTDHKVGNPFDRFEETCGTCHSQDKEHMLTVYKDNKSKVMELKSKAEAQLVAAHFEAGAAWKAGATEDEMKPILTNIRHAQWRWDYAIASHGVSAHAPAEALRVLGTAVDKAANARVQLAQLLATKGVKQPIELPDISTKAKAQAALGMDMDKMNADKAKFKQEMLPKWEADAKAREATYK; from the coding sequence ATGGTGAAAAAGCTAACCGGAAAATCCTTTGCGCTGAGCGCATTGGTCGCCGCCAGCTTTGTAGCTGCCGGTGCGATGGCCAGTGATAAAACCGAGCCACGCAATGACGTATACAAAGACAAATTCAGCAAACAATATAACAGTTGGCACGCGACTGCCGAAAGCGAAGCTATCACAGATGCGCTGGAGCAGGATCCTGCACTGGTGATTTTGTGGGCTGGTTACGGTTTTGCCAAAGACTACAATGCCCCCCGTGGTCACATGTATGCTCTGACTGACGTGCGTAACACCCTGCGTACCGGTGCTCCAACCTCAGCCGAAGATGGCCCGATGCCAATGGCTTGCTGGAGCTGTAAGAGCCCTGACGTGCCCCGTCTGATTGAAGAACAGGGCGAATCAGGCTATTTCACCGGTAAGTGGGCAAAAGGCGGCGCCGAAGTGGCCAACACCATCGGTTGCAGCGACTGTCACGAAAAAGGCACCCCTAAACTGCGCCTGTCTCGTCCTTTTGCTTCCCGCGCCATGGAAGCCATTGGTACCCCATTCGACAAGGCTTCCAAGCAGGACAAAGAATCCATGGTGTGCGCCCAGTGCCACGTGGAGTACTACTTCGAGAAGACTGACGATCGCAAAGGTTTCGTGAAGTTCCCATGGGACGGCGGCACCACAGTGGAAAACATGGAAGTCTATTATGACGCCATCCAGTTTGCCGACTGGACCCACGCTGTGTCCAAAACCCCAATGCTGAAAGCGCAGCACCCAGGTTATGAAACCTGGAAACTGGGTACTCACGGTCAAAACAACGTGTCCTGTGTTGACTGTCACATGCCGAAAGTCACCAATGAACAGGGCAAGAAGTTTACCGATCACAAAGTGGGCAACCCCTTCGATCGTTTCGAAGAAACTTGCGGTACCTGCCACAGTCAGGACAAAGAACACATGCTGACCGTCTACAAGGACAACAAGTCCAAGGTGATGGAGCTCAAGTCCAAGGCTGAAGCTCAGCTGGTTGCTGCTCACTTCGAAGCCGGTGCTGCCTGGAAAGCCGGTGCCACCGAAGATGAAATGAAGCCTATCCTGACCAACATCCGTCACGCTCAGTGGCGCTGGGACTACGCCATTGCCTCTCACGGCGTGTCTGCACATGCTCCAGCTGAAGCACTGCGTGTACTGGGCACTGCCGTAGACAAGGCTGCCAACGCCCGCGTTCAACTGGCTCAGTTGCTGGCCACCAAAGGCGTGAAGCAGCCTATCGAGCTGCCGGACATCTCTACCAAGGCCAAAGCTCAGGCTGCTCTGGGTATGGACATGGACAAGATGAACGCCGATAAGGCCAAGTTCAAGCAAGAAATGCTGCCCAAGTGGGAAGCAGACGCCAAGGCCCGCGAAGCCACTTACAAGTAA
- a CDS encoding hydrolase, giving the protein MLKPSETVLVVVDVQGKLARLMYNSEAMHQQLITLISGARIFDIPILWLEQLPDKLGPTSEELRLVLEGFSPIPKEHFSGWACDEFQQALNNTGRKQVLLCGIETHICVYQSCRDMLDNGFDVHLVADAMGSRTAENKALGLQMMGEAGAKLTNVESLLFELQHHAVGDSFRALLKLIK; this is encoded by the coding sequence ATGCTTAAGCCAAGTGAAACTGTGCTTGTCGTCGTGGATGTTCAGGGCAAACTGGCCCGACTGATGTACAACTCAGAAGCCATGCACCAGCAGCTGATCACCCTGATAAGCGGGGCAAGAATTTTTGATATACCCATTCTCTGGTTGGAGCAATTACCAGACAAACTGGGACCCACTTCTGAAGAACTCAGACTGGTGCTGGAAGGCTTCAGCCCAATTCCCAAAGAACATTTCAGTGGCTGGGCCTGCGATGAATTTCAGCAAGCGCTTAACAATACCGGACGCAAGCAGGTGCTGCTGTGCGGCATAGAAACCCACATTTGTGTGTATCAAAGTTGCCGCGACATGCTGGACAACGGCTTTGATGTGCATCTGGTGGCCGACGCCATGGGGTCGCGCACCGCCGAGAACAAAGCATTGGGACTACAAATGATGGGTGAGGCTGGCGCCAAACTCACCAACGTCGAGTCGTTGCTGTTTGAACTGCAACATCATGCGGTAGGCGACAGTTTCAGAGCACTGCTGAAACTCATCAAATAA
- a CDS encoding P-II family nitrogen regulator, whose protein sequence is MKLVSAIIKPFKLDDVREAIAGMGIEGMTVTEVKGFGRQKGHTELYRGAEYQVDFLPKIKLDIATKAENVELLLEAIVKAAHTGKIGDGKIFVTDLEQAVRIRTGETDDEAL, encoded by the coding sequence ATGAAACTGGTGAGTGCAATCATCAAACCCTTCAAACTCGACGATGTGCGTGAAGCCATCGCCGGCATGGGTATCGAAGGTATGACAGTAACCGAGGTCAAAGGTTTTGGCCGTCAGAAGGGGCACACCGAACTATACCGGGGTGCCGAATATCAGGTGGATTTTCTGCCCAAGATAAAGCTGGATATCGCTACCAAGGCTGAAAATGTCGAGCTGCTGTTGGAGGCCATCGTAAAAGCGGCCCATACCGGCAAAATCGGTGACGGTAAAATCTTTGTCACCGATTTAGAGCAAGCGGTCCGAATTCGGACCGGTGAAACTGACGACGAAGCACTGTAA
- a CDS encoding ammonium transporter, whose product MEEISKLGLTVAELRFALDTFYFLISGALVMWMAAGFAMLEAGLVRSKNTTEILTKNVCLYSIACITYLIVGYNIMYVDNPEAGWLPSFGTLIGTQAADADHSLESDFFFQVVFVATSMSIVSGAVAERMKLWAFLAFSVVMTAVIYPVEGFWTWGGGFVSAAGFVDFAGSGIVHMAGAAAALSGVILLGARKGKYGPSGQVNPIPGSNLPMATLGMFILWMGWFGFNGGSQLMVSDAANAASVGKIFVNTNSAAAFGAISALVVCKMIWGKADLTMILNGALAGLVAITADPLSPSLEFAAAIGLLAGALVVFSIVGFDRIKIDDPVGAISVHGVAGVLGLLLVPASNADATLGGQLFGICAIFAWTFGASFLVWFVLKVTMGIRVSEEEEYNGMDASDCGIDAYPEFVTVKTAG is encoded by the coding sequence ATGGAAGAAATCAGCAAACTGGGCCTGACAGTGGCCGAACTCAGATTCGCACTGGATACCTTTTACTTTTTGATCTCCGGGGCCTTGGTCATGTGGATGGCGGCAGGCTTCGCCATGTTGGAAGCGGGTTTGGTGCGCTCCAAAAACACCACTGAGATCCTCACCAAAAACGTGTGTCTCTATTCAATTGCCTGTATCACCTACCTGATAGTGGGCTACAACATCATGTATGTAGACAACCCTGAAGCGGGTTGGTTGCCAAGCTTCGGTACCCTGATTGGTACCCAGGCCGCCGATGCCGACCACTCCCTGGAATCAGACTTTTTCTTCCAGGTGGTATTTGTGGCAACCTCTATGTCGATTGTGTCCGGAGCCGTGGCTGAACGCATGAAACTCTGGGCCTTCCTGGCGTTTTCTGTGGTGATGACTGCAGTTATCTATCCGGTCGAAGGTTTCTGGACCTGGGGTGGCGGTTTTGTCAGTGCAGCAGGTTTCGTGGACTTTGCCGGTAGCGGTATTGTGCACATGGCCGGCGCTGCCGCCGCACTGTCCGGCGTGATTTTGCTGGGCGCCCGCAAAGGTAAATATGGCCCATCGGGTCAGGTCAACCCTATCCCCGGCTCCAACCTGCCAATGGCGACTCTGGGTATGTTTATCCTGTGGATGGGCTGGTTTGGCTTTAACGGTGGCTCCCAGTTGATGGTGTCTGATGCCGCCAACGCCGCCTCTGTCGGTAAGATCTTCGTCAATACCAACTCGGCTGCGGCTTTCGGTGCGATTTCCGCCCTTGTCGTTTGCAAAATGATTTGGGGCAAGGCCGATTTAACCATGATCCTGAACGGTGCGCTGGCAGGTCTGGTGGCCATTACCGCAGACCCCCTGTCACCTTCCCTTGAGTTCGCCGCAGCCATTGGTTTGCTGGCAGGTGCTCTGGTCGTGTTCTCTATCGTGGGCTTTGATCGCATCAAGATTGATGACCCCGTAGGTGCTATATCTGTACACGGTGTGGCCGGGGTGCTGGGTTTGCTGTTGGTACCTGCATCCAATGCCGATGCGACCCTGGGCGGACAGCTGTTTGGTATTTGTGCCATCTTCGCCTGGACTTTCGGCGCCTCTTTCCTTGTGTGGTTTGTCCTTAAGGTGACCATGGGGATCCGTGTCAGTGAAGAAGAAGAGTACAATGGTATGGATGCCTCCGACTGTGGTATCGATGCCTACCCCGAGTTCGTGACGGTGAAAACCGCCGGTTAA
- a CDS encoding tetratricopeptide repeat protein, whose amino-acid sequence MSARILCCLLLPLLVSCASTPEHEHQTSVSTLFHDEIFAPVSGLPSPEEVFSLPPGVAQELRRAFERQRNMPGGDNQLAHTWLSSQLAAADGGFSYQDNDTRIATDTYYDRAGNCMSLVVLATAMADALGVAVDFQDVLVQPVWDRQGDFYLVNGHVNLRLLPPSEANVVHLRGPILVDFLPERAVRGYDRVRINRSMLLAMFYNNLAAEALINREHDKAYGLIRMSLAQSNTFVPALNTLAILYRYHQREDLAEEVYRQALKQEPENMTTLYNLALILSAQDRLDEWADVHKVLELARIRNPYYYYDMAEQALSEHEYQQAVNWFLQAVEKADYRHEFYFGLSQAYWASGNPKKARQSMEKALALSGDDGDKRRYQAKLNAMASH is encoded by the coding sequence ATGTCTGCAAGAATACTCTGTTGCCTGTTACTTCCTTTGCTGGTGTCCTGTGCCTCCACTCCCGAGCATGAGCATCAAACCAGTGTCAGTACCTTATTTCACGATGAAATTTTTGCGCCAGTCAGTGGCTTGCCTTCCCCCGAAGAGGTCTTTTCTTTGCCGCCTGGCGTGGCGCAGGAATTAAGGCGCGCCTTCGAACGCCAGCGCAACATGCCCGGGGGCGACAATCAGCTGGCCCACACTTGGCTCTCTTCTCAGCTTGCTGCGGCCGACGGTGGGTTCAGTTATCAGGACAACGATACCCGTATCGCGACCGATACCTATTATGACAGGGCCGGGAATTGCATGTCGTTAGTGGTATTGGCGACGGCCATGGCCGATGCACTCGGGGTCGCCGTAGACTTTCAGGATGTGTTGGTTCAGCCGGTTTGGGACCGACAAGGGGACTTCTATCTGGTCAACGGTCATGTGAATCTGCGCCTGTTACCGCCCTCGGAAGCGAATGTGGTGCATTTGCGAGGTCCGATCCTTGTGGATTTTCTCCCCGAGCGCGCAGTGCGCGGCTATGACAGGGTACGTATCAATCGCAGCATGCTGCTGGCGATGTTTTACAATAACCTGGCCGCCGAGGCGCTTATCAATAGAGAGCATGACAAAGCCTATGGCTTAATTCGTATGTCGCTTGCGCAGAGTAATACCTTTGTGCCGGCCCTCAATACCCTTGCCATTTTGTATCGCTATCATCAACGGGAAGATCTTGCTGAGGAGGTGTATCGGCAGGCGCTGAAGCAAGAGCCTGAAAATATGACCACCCTCTACAACCTGGCGCTGATTCTCTCTGCCCAGGACCGGCTCGACGAGTGGGCCGATGTGCACAAGGTGCTGGAACTGGCCAGGATCCGCAATCCCTATTACTACTACGATATGGCCGAGCAGGCATTGTCTGAGCATGAATATCAACAGGCGGTAAACTGGTTTTTACAGGCCGTGGAAAAGGCTGACTACCGCCATGAGTTTTACTTTGGACTGTCCCAGGCCTATTGGGCGTCCGGTAATCCCAAGAAAGCCAGGCAAAGTATGGAAAAAGCCCTGGCACTCAGTGGCGATGATGGAGATAAACGGCGTTATCAGGCCAAGTTGAACGCCATGGCAAGCCATTAA
- a CDS encoding DUF4785 domain-containing protein, with product MMTHNKLAAAVLMSLMLSACQGENSQDNAAAMGAQLVQLSPLSSGDMGFSQIQAPVTQGLNTRRDDIQFVSPMSGEYQPRQWQRSQLVASDEYWFPVSGEALNQGLPLTISQGGAVIRLAPRADMSSGALFHAPAIEPASLELSAPKGAQVPNLVRSMANAEALASAGMNDDSSALLLSSAAPAGEYRLKVRTAVDPRSQYLVNVKEKRSPLVLHLRAPMGLSLGQSLAGSLTLDGLGPLSSAKARLRQGTQELPLPLTLENGAFSAAMPEGFVPESAAELSELLIDVQSSVDGVAVKRTIKTAFKHFAPSGRVLPDARVQWQGETPVAVTFNLELADAGRYALSAVLTGTDSNGKEVAIHSSAAARWFEGSDSLTLPLSAELIERSGLKAPFQIRELELKDQGQMATLSFQDKALQL from the coding sequence ATGATGACTCACAACAAACTGGCCGCTGCGGTATTGATGTCACTGATGCTTAGCGCCTGTCAGGGAGAAAACAGCCAAGACAACGCCGCAGCCATGGGAGCGCAGTTGGTACAGCTGTCTCCTCTGTCCTCTGGCGACATGGGTTTTAGCCAGATTCAGGCGCCTGTCACACAAGGGCTAAACACTCGCCGGGATGACATCCAATTTGTGTCCCCTATGTCGGGTGAATATCAGCCCCGACAATGGCAAAGAAGCCAATTGGTAGCCAGTGATGAATACTGGTTCCCGGTATCGGGAGAGGCGCTGAATCAAGGTCTTCCCCTGACTATCAGCCAGGGGGGCGCCGTCATACGTCTCGCCCCAAGGGCCGACATGAGTTCCGGTGCCTTGTTCCATGCCCCGGCCATTGAACCTGCATCGCTGGAGCTTTCTGCCCCCAAAGGTGCACAGGTGCCTAATCTGGTGCGCTCCATGGCCAATGCCGAAGCACTGGCGTCGGCGGGCATGAATGATGACTCGAGTGCGCTCTTGTTATCCAGCGCCGCCCCTGCAGGGGAATACCGTCTCAAGGTGCGAACTGCCGTTGACCCCCGTAGTCAGTATCTGGTGAATGTGAAGGAAAAACGCAGCCCGCTGGTGTTACATCTCAGAGCGCCCATGGGCCTTAGCCTGGGGCAGTCCCTGGCAGGTTCACTGACGTTGGATGGACTGGGGCCGTTAAGCAGTGCCAAGGCCAGGCTCAGGCAAGGAACCCAGGAATTGCCACTGCCACTGACGCTGGAAAATGGCGCATTCAGCGCTGCCATGCCCGAGGGCTTTGTACCTGAGTCTGCTGCTGAGCTCAGCGAATTGCTGATAGATGTTCAGAGCAGTGTCGATGGGGTTGCAGTGAAGCGCACCATTAAGACGGCGTTCAAACACTTTGCCCCCAGCGGCCGGGTGTTACCCGACGCCCGTGTACAATGGCAAGGCGAGACGCCGGTGGCAGTCACCTTTAATCTGGAACTGGCAGATGCCGGCAGATATGCACTTTCGGCAGTTCTCACGGGAACGGACAGCAATGGGAAAGAAGTCGCTATTCACAGCAGTGCAGCGGCACGCTGGTTCGAGGGCAGCGACAGTCTGACTCTCCCGCTATCCGCGGAGCTGATTGAACGCTCCGGGTTGAAAGCCCCTTTCCAGATTCGGGAACTTGAGCTTAAGGATCAGGGACAGATGGCAACATTGTCGTTCCAGGACAAGGCGCTACAGTTGTAA
- a CDS encoding lipase family protein, whose amino-acid sequence MKTANTLMLLGLFAVSPLSLAASGIAFIHGTGHQTDALNDYWTGEFVNSVRQGLPNSANYTVINCDFDQYMWDEAAAGCLASQLGSFIDSKNIDDLVLLTHSNGGNVVRWILSNPTWDARYPKVINATSRVIALAPSSAGTPLADAVTEGNVFETTLGWLLGYGSDAVKQQQVSWMSYYNANWLKGTAGRPALGKPFEVVVGSDVDSAIWDSDSYCGGYQNQVALETTQNWLDDCSDGFLECSSQSAAGTVWFKDKQKTWGSEPLSHQQSRRACFGLDVFIRNRI is encoded by the coding sequence ATGAAGACAGCCAACACGCTAATGCTTCTGGGTCTGTTTGCAGTCAGCCCCCTGAGTTTGGCCGCGTCAGGAATAGCTTTTATTCATGGCACAGGTCATCAAACTGATGCGCTTAACGACTACTGGACCGGTGAATTCGTCAACTCCGTCCGCCAGGGTCTGCCCAACAGCGCCAATTACACCGTCATCAATTGCGATTTTGACCAGTATATGTGGGATGAGGCCGCCGCCGGTTGCCTCGCCAGCCAGCTGGGCAGCTTTATCGACAGTAAAAATATCGACGATCTGGTACTGCTCACCCACTCCAATGGTGGCAATGTGGTGCGTTGGATCCTCTCCAACCCCACCTGGGACGCGCGCTACCCCAAGGTAATCAATGCCACTTCGCGGGTCATAGCGCTGGCACCCTCCAGTGCCGGTACACCACTGGCCGATGCCGTGACTGAGGGTAATGTGTTCGAAACCACCCTCGGCTGGTTGCTGGGTTACGGCAGCGATGCCGTGAAACAGCAACAGGTCAGCTGGATGTCCTACTACAATGCCAACTGGCTCAAGGGTACAGCTGGGCGCCCAGCCCTTGGCAAACCCTTTGAAGTTGTGGTGGGCTCGGATGTGGATTCCGCCATTTGGGACAGCGACAGCTATTGCGGTGGCTATCAAAATCAGGTCGCCCTTGAAACCACCCAAAACTGGCTGGACGATTGCTCGGACGGTTTCCTGGAATGCAGCTCACAGAGTGCCGCGGGTACCGTCTGGTTCAAGGACAAGCAAAAAACCTGGGGCAGCGAACCATTAAGCCATCAGCAGAGTCGCCGAGCCTGTTTTGGCCTCGACGTCTTTATCCGCAATCGCATATAG
- the aroG gene encoding 3-deoxy-7-phosphoheptulonate synthase AroG — protein MYYQNDDVRINEVKELLPPIAILERFPATENASATVFNARSNIHNLLAKKDDRLLVVIGPCSIHDPEAALEYGQRLLALREQYSDQLEVVMRVYFEKPRTTVGWKGLINDPYMDNSFKLNDGLRTARKLLLELNHMGMPTAGEFLDMITPQYVADLMCWGAIGARTTESQVHRELASGLSCPVGFKNGTDGTIKIAIDAIGAAAAPHHFLSVTKFGHSAIVSTKGNPDCHIILRGGREPNYSREHVAKIQTELQSAGLPDNVMIDFSHANSSKQFTRQMVVADDVAGQLADGNKGIFGVMVESHLNEGRQEHIPGVPLEYGKSVTDACLGWDDSAKLLATLNQAVLARRERS, from the coding sequence ATGTATTACCAAAATGATGACGTTCGTATTAATGAAGTAAAAGAATTGCTGCCACCTATCGCCATTCTCGAGCGATTTCCTGCAACAGAGAACGCATCTGCCACGGTTTTTAATGCCCGGAGCAATATTCACAACTTGCTGGCAAAAAAAGACGATCGCCTGCTGGTCGTGATTGGCCCCTGTTCAATTCACGACCCCGAAGCGGCGCTGGAATACGGTCAGCGTTTGCTTGCACTGAGAGAACAATATAGCGACCAGCTGGAAGTGGTGATGCGGGTGTATTTTGAAAAGCCCAGAACCACGGTTGGCTGGAAAGGCTTGATAAACGATCCCTACATGGACAACAGCTTTAAGCTGAATGATGGCCTGCGCACGGCCCGCAAGTTGTTGTTGGAATTGAACCACATGGGCATGCCGACTGCGGGTGAATTTCTCGATATGATCACGCCCCAATATGTTGCTGACCTCATGTGTTGGGGGGCCATTGGCGCTCGCACCACTGAGTCTCAGGTGCACAGGGAGCTGGCGTCCGGTCTCTCCTGCCCGGTTGGGTTCAAAAATGGCACCGACGGCACCATCAAAATTGCCATCGATGCCATAGGCGCGGCGGCTGCGCCCCACCACTTTTTGTCGGTGACCAAGTTTGGACACTCAGCCATTGTGTCCACCAAGGGTAATCCGGACTGCCACATTATTCTTCGCGGTGGTCGCGAGCCCAATTACAGCCGCGAGCATGTCGCCAAGATCCAGACCGAGCTGCAAAGCGCTGGGTTGCCTGACAATGTGATGATTGATTTCAGCCATGCCAACAGCAGCAAACAATTCACTCGCCAGATGGTTGTCGCCGATGATGTTGCCGGTCAGCTTGCCGATGGTAACAAAGGGATTTTCGGTGTGATGGTTGAAAGTCATCTGAATGAAGGTCGTCAGGAGCATATCCCGGGCGTGCCGCTGGAATATGGCAAAAGCGTCACAGATGCCTGCCTTGGCTGGGACGACAGCGCCAAGCTGCTCGCTACCCTGAATCAGGCCGTGCTGGCAAGGCGCGAGCGTAGCTGA